Proteins encoded by one window of Monoglobus pectinilyticus:
- the scfB gene encoding thioether cross-link-forming SCIFF peptide maturase, with the protein MVHTFKMFDKYIALDVNSGCVHDMDKLSYDIINFLNVKNFAPTSSEAKFKLIDDLKYDYDRGEISDALADIAELYENGMLWAKDDFEIASNLKENAPVKAMCLHVSHDCNLRCKYCFADEGKYHTEKRELMTAETGKRAMDYLVEHSGHRRNLEVDFFGGEPLMNFEVVKEVVEYARELEKKHNKVFRFTVTTNGILLDEKKLEYINENMSNIVLSIDGRKEVNDRMRYRADGSGSYDKIVPIFQKVAESRNQDNYYVRGTFTRENLDFSKDVIHLADLGFKQISIEPVVCGEETDYSLREEDLPKIFNEYESLVKEYVKRIKEGNGFNFFHFMIDLEEGPCIIKRLSGCGCGCEYLAVAPNGDVYPCHQFVGSEEYKMGSLYDSNGLNKELRSTFEKCNVYTKPDCDSCFAKFFCSGGCIANACLINGDMNKPHKLSCEMMKKRVECSLYAKAALAD; encoded by the coding sequence ATGGTACATACTTTTAAAATGTTTGACAAATATATAGCTCTTGATGTTAACAGCGGTTGTGTTCACGATATGGACAAACTTTCTTATGATATAATTAATTTTTTGAATGTGAAGAATTTTGCTCCAACTTCTTCAGAAGCAAAGTTTAAGCTGATTGACGACTTGAAATATGATTACGACCGCGGTGAAATCAGTGACGCACTTGCAGATATTGCTGAATTATATGAAAACGGTATGCTGTGGGCAAAGGACGATTTTGAAATCGCTTCAAATCTAAAAGAAAATGCACCGGTAAAAGCGATGTGTCTTCATGTCAGCCATGACTGTAATTTAAGATGCAAATATTGTTTTGCCGACGAGGGTAAATATCACACTGAAAAACGTGAACTTATGACTGCAGAGACCGGAAAACGCGCTATGGATTATTTGGTTGAGCATTCCGGGCACCGGAGGAATTTGGAAGTTGATTTTTTTGGCGGAGAGCCTTTAATGAACTTTGAGGTTGTAAAAGAAGTTGTGGAATATGCCAGGGAATTGGAGAAAAAGCATAACAAGGTTTTTCGTTTTACAGTAACAACTAACGGAATACTTCTTGATGAGAAAAAACTTGAATATATTAATGAAAATATGTCAAACATAGTACTCAGTATTGACGGAAGAAAAGAAGTAAATGACCGAATGAGATACCGGGCTGACGGAAGCGGTTCATATGATAAAATAGTTCCTATTTTTCAGAAAGTTGCTGAAAGCAGAAACCAGGATAATTATTATGTCAGAGGAACTTTTACCAGAGAAAACCTGGATTTTTCAAAAGACGTAATTCATTTAGCTGACTTGGGCTTTAAGCAGATTTCTATAGAACCTGTTGTTTGCGGCGAAGAGACTGATTATTCTTTAAGAGAAGAAGATTTGCCGAAAATCTTTAATGAGTATGAAAGTTTAGTAAAAGAATATGTAAAGAGAATAAAGGAAGGAAATGGATTTAACTTTTTCCACTTTATGATTGACCTTGAAGAAGGCCCTTGTATTATAAAGAGGCTGTCAGGCTGTGGCTGCGGCTGTGAATACCTAGCTGTGGCGCCGAACGGAGATGTTTATCCCTGTCATCAGTTTGTTGGCAGCGAGGAATATAAGATGGGAAGTCTCTACGATTCCAACGGGCTAAATAAAGAACTGCGTTCGACTTTTGAAAAATGCAATGTTTATACAAAACCTGACTGTGACAGTTGTTTTGCTAAATTTTTCTGCAGCGGAGGATGTATTGCTAACGCTTGTTTGATTAACGGTGATATGAATAAGCCTCATAAATTAAGCTGTGAAATGATGAAAAAGAGAGTTGAATGCAGTTTATATGCTAAGGCGGCACTGGCGGATTGA
- a CDS encoding HD domain-containing protein, with protein sequence MGDKYLGTLGYTNHSLLHAQRVAKIAHMILISLNYDRRTAELARIAGYIHDIGNVINRADHAQSSAMMAFNILTRMGTAPLEIAKVIGAIGNHDEGTGIPVNSLASALIIADKTDVRRSRVKTRDNKDFDIHDRVNYAAVVSEVSVESRSKNSVETKVIKMDLTIDTDICSVTDYFEIFLARMIMCRRAAERLGAKFELNVNGTKLT encoded by the coding sequence ATGGGAGATAAATATCTAGGAACTTTAGGATACACAAACCATTCACTGCTTCACGCTCAAAGAGTAGCGAAGATTGCGCATATGATACTTATATCGTTGAACTATGACAGGCGCACAGCTGAACTTGCGCGTATAGCAGGATATATACACGATATAGGAAATGTAATAAACCGTGCTGACCATGCTCAGTCAAGCGCTATGATGGCGTTTAATATTCTCACCAGAATGGGAACGGCGCCGCTTGAGATAGCAAAAGTTATAGGAGCTATAGGAAATCATGACGAGGGTACGGGGATACCTGTTAACTCATTGGCTTCAGCATTAATAATAGCTGATAAAACCGATGTTAGGCGCAGCCGTGTAAAAACAAGAGATAATAAAGATTTTGATATCCACGACAGAGTTAACTATGCGGCGGTCGTGTCAGAAGTTTCAGTTGAGAGCAGAAGTAAAAATTCAGTTGAAACCAAGGTTATAAAAATGGATTTAACCATCGATACAGATATTTGCTCAGTAACCGATTATTTTGAAATATTTTTGGCGCGTATGATAATGTGCCGACGTGCGGCAGAACGTTTGGGAGCTAAATTTGAACTTAATGTTAATGGAACAAAATTAACTTAA
- the secD gene encoding protein translocase subunit SecD: MSRSLVKFAAIILVIAALFYVGLYGLDFTEKYRIPGIMDSDGITQGLDLKGGTVIVFKADTDEPSEEDMDNVVNLLRKRLDFQGYTEASVTMQGSNKVRVELPDVQDSDKAVETLGATAQLEFKDADGNLIMTGGEVKDAKSEYGQTEQGISKSSYYISMTFTDEGQSKFSAATKTAAAAASSGKNFISIEMDGNILTAPQVKQQIDSETCIITGQFTAEEAKALAANIKSGQLPFSLKTDEVKVVSATLGEEALSKAITAGIIGLILVLLFMLIVYRIMGLMADIALLFYLSIVLILLANFHVNLTLPGIAGIILAIGMAVDANVVIFERVKEELKLGKTVRSSVESGFNRALSAVIDSNVTTIISAVILWWLGTGTIKGFGMTLLMGVIVSMFSAIFVTKFLLKQMIGMNVRNNWLYGVSKKKTGSESVKGGEA, encoded by the coding sequence TTGTCCAGAAGTTTAGTGAAATTTGCGGCTATAATTTTGGTTATCGCGGCACTTTTCTATGTTGGATTGTATGGTCTTGATTTTACCGAGAAATATAGAATTCCCGGTATAATGGACAGTGATGGAATCACTCAGGGCCTGGATTTAAAAGGCGGTACTGTTATAGTGTTTAAGGCGGATACAGACGAGCCGTCTGAAGAGGATATGGATAACGTTGTTAATCTGCTGAGAAAACGTCTTGATTTTCAGGGTTATACTGAAGCCAGCGTTACTATGCAGGGTTCAAACAAGGTAAGAGTTGAGCTTCCTGATGTTCAGGATTCAGACAAAGCGGTTGAAACTCTCGGAGCAACGGCTCAGCTTGAGTTTAAAGACGCTGACGGAAATCTGATTATGACAGGCGGTGAGGTTAAAGACGCTAAGTCGGAATATGGTCAGACAGAGCAGGGAATATCAAAGAGTTCATATTATATTAGTATGACATTTACAGATGAAGGTCAAAGTAAGTTCTCAGCTGCTACGAAGACAGCAGCGGCTGCGGCATCATCAGGTAAGAACTTCATTTCAATAGAAATGGATGGAAACATTTTGACAGCGCCTCAGGTTAAGCAGCAGATTGACAGTGAGACATGTATTATCACAGGCCAGTTTACTGCTGAGGAAGCAAAAGCTCTCGCAGCTAATATTAAGTCAGGTCAGCTTCCTTTCTCATTGAAGACAGACGAGGTTAAGGTTGTAAGCGCTACATTGGGTGAAGAAGCTTTATCAAAGGCAATTACAGCGGGTATTATTGGTTTGATACTTGTTCTTTTGTTTATGCTTATTGTATACCGTATCATGGGTCTTATGGCGGATATTGCTTTACTGTTTTATCTTTCAATTGTACTTATTTTGCTTGCAAACTTCCACGTAAATCTTACGCTGCCCGGTATAGCGGGTATTATACTTGCGATAGGTATGGCTGTTGACGCAAATGTCGTTATTTTCGAGCGTGTAAAAGAGGAATTAAAGCTTGGAAAGACAGTAAGAAGTTCTGTTGAGTCAGGATTTAACAGAGCATTGTCAGCAGTTATAGATTCAAATGTAACAACTATCATTTCTGCTGTTATTTTGTGGTGGCTTGGAACGGGAACAATTAAGGGATTTGGTATGACATTGCTTATGGGTGTTATCGTATCAATGTTCTCGGCTATATTTGTAACTAAGTTCCTGCTCAAACAGATGATAGGAATGAATGTTAGAAATAACTGGCTCTATGGTGTTAGTAAAAAGAAAACCGGGTCAGAAAGTGTGAAAGGAGGAGAAGCGTAA
- the secF gene encoding protein translocase subunit SecF produces the protein MFDILKKKWIFFGIAIVLSLISIVSLIFQGFNLDTDFSGGIALTYEINGEFTTGDITSLVNDAIEGKKASSIQKAGSDVIVKVGYDKNMTDDERAEFSASVKESLTTALEGRFGAPVVDNENQNTEAAAEATAAPETTAAPDVAAAAEATALPSATPDSLEATSRGTLTSGVRLKSLDDISPSSGQELARSAMWMALLACAGILIYVTIRFEFTSGCVAIIALVHDVLILLGVYSLFRISVNINFIAAVLTVLGYSINNTIVIMDRIRENTRHSRKETYGEIANNSIWQTMTRSINTTITTLLTIGMVYIIGVSAIKAFALPIIIGIVVGFFSSVFVTGPLWATWRDSAVKAKKANSASKAGAKKSK, from the coding sequence ATGTTTGATATATTAAAGAAAAAATGGATATTCTTTGGTATTGCTATTGTTTTAAGTTTAATTAGTATTGTTTCTCTGATTTTCCAAGGATTTAATCTTGATACGGATTTTTCAGGCGGTATAGCATTAACATATGAAATAAACGGAGAATTCACTACCGGAGATATAACATCATTGGTAAATGACGCAATTGAAGGCAAAAAGGCATCTTCTATTCAGAAAGCCGGTTCAGATGTTATTGTTAAAGTTGGATATGATAAGAATATGACAGATGATGAAAGAGCAGAGTTTTCCGCATCTGTTAAGGAAAGTCTTACTACCGCTTTAGAAGGTAGATTCGGAGCCCCGGTTGTTGATAATGAAAATCAGAATACAGAGGCAGCCGCTGAGGCAACAGCAGCTCCGGAAACAACAGCTGCACCGGATGTGGCCGCAGCTGCAGAAGCTACAGCGCTTCCATCAGCTACTCCGGATTCTTTGGAAGCAACATCAAGAGGAACATTAACCTCAGGAGTTAGACTTAAGAGTCTTGATGATATTTCTCCTTCTTCGGGTCAGGAATTGGCGCGCAGCGCTATGTGGATGGCATTGCTTGCTTGTGCAGGCATACTGATTTATGTAACCATCAGATTTGAGTTTACATCAGGATGTGTTGCTATAATCGCATTAGTTCACGATGTATTGATTTTGCTCGGTGTTTATTCATTGTTCAGAATATCAGTAAATATTAACTTTATTGCGGCGGTGCTGACTGTTCTTGGTTACTCAATTAATAATACTATAGTAATCATGGACAGAATCCGTGAGAATACACGTCATTCCAGAAAAGAAACATATGGCGAAATTGCTAATAACAGTATTTGGCAGACAATGACTCGTTCTATCAATACTACTATAACAACATTGCTTACCATTGGTATGGTTTATATAATCGGTGTTTCGGCTATCAAAGCTTTCGCTCTTCCGATTATTATCGGTATTGTTGTTGGTTTCTTCTCTTCAGTATTTGTTACCGGTCCGCTTTGGGCTACATGGAGAGATTCTGCTGTTAAGGCTAAAAAAGCTAATTCTGCTTCGAAAGCCGGAGCTAAGAAATCTAAGTAA
- a CDS encoding LOG family protein, translating to MNICVFGSAKEFNSSIMAEARKLGRLIGSMGYGLTYGGFGEGLLSEVAKGVKEYGGYITAVAPQTPRLNNPLFQEIDELILSDDKRKRKELQEKNSDMFVVLPTGIGVLDELFEILVLKSYGELKQRIVIVNIKNMYDNLKVLLQDMDAIEYCDFVDSVDRIFMNDKSQMIN from the coding sequence ATGAACATTTGTGTTTTTGGTTCCGCTAAGGAATTTAATTCCTCAATAATGGCAGAGGCAAGGAAGCTTGGAAGATTAATAGGAAGCATGGGATACGGATTGACATATGGCGGATTCGGTGAAGGGCTTTTGTCAGAAGTAGCCAAAGGCGTGAAGGAATATGGAGGGTATATCACAGCTGTTGCACCTCAAACGCCAAGACTTAATAATCCATTGTTTCAGGAAATCGATGAATTGATTTTGTCTGATGATAAAAGAAAACGTAAAGAACTGCAGGAGAAAAATTCCGATATGTTTGTTGTTCTACCTACAGGAATAGGGGTATTGGATGAATTGTTTGAAATACTTGTTTTGAAAAGCTACGGCGAACTAAAACAAAGAATTGTTATTGTAAATATTAAAAATATGTATGATAATCTTAAAGTTTTGCTGCAGGATATGGACGCTATAGAATATTGTGATTTTGTAGATTCCGTTGACAGAATATTTATGAATGACAAATCGCAGATGATTAATTAA
- the def gene encoding peptide deformylase: MAIRNIVKLGDEILTKKCREVKEINDRIICLLDDMTETLKAANGVGLAAPQVGVLKRVAVVDTGDTVLELINPEIIYTEGEQTDAEGCLSYPGRYGLVTRPKIVKIRATDRNGAVYEYTGEDLVARAFCHEIDHLDGHFFTELVTEWIETE, encoded by the coding sequence ATGGCAATAAGAAACATAGTTAAACTAGGTGATGAAATACTTACCAAAAAATGCCGTGAGGTAAAAGAAATAAACGACAGAATAATTTGTCTTTTAGACGACATGACGGAAACCTTAAAAGCCGCAAATGGAGTCGGTTTAGCCGCACCGCAGGTTGGTGTTCTAAAAAGAGTTGCCGTTGTTGATACAGGGGATACTGTGTTAGAGCTTATCAATCCTGAAATTATATATACGGAAGGCGAACAGACAGACGCCGAGGGGTGTTTAAGCTATCCGGGCAGATACGGCTTAGTAACAAGGCCCAAAATAGTAAAAATCAGAGCTACCGATAGAAACGGAGCTGTGTATGAGTATACAGGCGAGGATTTAGTCGCCCGTGCTTTCTGCCATGAAATTGACCATTTGGACGGCCATTTCTTTACTGAACTGGTTACTGAATGGATAGAAACTGAATAG